Genomic DNA from Synergistaceae bacterium:
TCTGCCATGCCTAAAACAATACTGGGTTCGGCCATCACATCACCTTCAGCTTTCTTAGCAGCAAATCGAGGGCATCAGGGTCAGGAATTAATATAATATGCCCGGAAATTTTCCGGCCTTCTTCTAAACCTTCTACACTTAACTCAGTATTTACTAACAGTGCAGTCTCTCCCATTTGCCCATAAATCGAAGCTACTACATCTAAAATCGAACTCAACATGTCATGTGCTACACCGGGTACGCTGATTTGATGCTGAGTCCCTATTAATAAATTTATAGCGTTCAAGAATGAGCTTAATACTATATTTCCTACTTCACTTAATGCACTGTCGATCATGTCCTGCGGGATCTCATCGATCGGGATTTGTGAGCCGAATTGCTGCTTTAATAATAGCTCGACCATTAAATTTGCGTCTTCTTCGTTCTGGATAAATATCAAGCTGCAGTGAAAGCCGCCTAGAGACCGCACGAAAACAGCACCGACTATCTGCATAGGGTCGCCGTAATGCTGGCCGAGCTCATAAATTGATACAAGCTCGGTTTGAGGGACATTCATATTTATCATACGCGATAATAAGCCGCTCAAAGCAGTAGCAGCGTTGCCAGTGCCTATATTTCCGACCTCACGAATTGCATCAAGCTGTAACGCATTGAACGACGCTATATCTGCCATTAAACATTACTCCTTTTAACCTTTTGTAGAGTAGAACGAGGCAACATCAAGAATTAATGCAACATTGCCGTCGCCTAAAATAGTCCCGCCCGTTATTCCGTCAATTTTCGCTAAAAATCTTCCGAGCGATTTAATAACTATTTCCTGCTGGCCTATTAACTCACTGACTATGAAGCCGATTTTATTCTTGCCTATTTTTACCACTACGACGGGATATTCGTATCTATCATGTTCGACACCCTCAGAGCCTAATATATCGCCTAAATCATTAAGTGATAATACTTCACCGCGTAATAAAGTCGTGGGCTCGCCGTGAACTGTCTTAATGTCTTCTTTGCGTACCATTATAGTTTCTTCGACATTTTCAAGAGAAATTGCATAAGTCTCGTTGCCTACTTTTATTAACAGTGAAAGAACTATAGCAAGCGTTAAAGGCAGTCTTATATAAACATGAGTCCCCTCGTTTTTCTTGCTGCTTAAATCAAATTGTCCGCCTAACTGCTCGACTTTAGTTTTTACGGCATCCATTCCGACTCCGCGCCCTGATAAGTCCGTTACTTGCTTGGCCATGCTGAAACCGGGAAGTAACACTAACTGCTGGGCTTCCTCGTCGCTCATTATTGCGGCTCTGTCATCTGTAATGATTCCTCGTTCAACGGCTTTTTTCTTGACTTTATCGGGATCAATTCCTGCGCCGTCGTCTGAGACTTCAATAACGACTCCGCTGCCTTCTTGATAAGCTGCAATTTTTAGTATACCTTTTTCAGGTTTGCCCAGTGCCTTGCGTTCGTCGGGGTGTTCGATTCCGTGATCCATTGAGTTACGAATCAAATGCACCATAGGATCGCCTATTTCGTCTATAACTGTTCTGTCTAATTCTGTGTCTTCGCCTTCGAGAACTAACTCAACATTTTTATTTAGAGTCTTGCATAAGTCCCTTATTAAGCGCGGGAATCTGTCAAATGTAAACGAGACGGGCACCATTCTTAATTTAGTAACGAGTTCCTGAATATCGCCGGAAATTCGCCCTAATTGCGATAAAGTATCATCAAATTGTCTGAGTCTTGCTTCCTGAACGAGTCTCTCAATTCTTGCACGAGAAATAACAAGCTCGCCGACAAGATTCATTAATTTATCGAGACGGCCTATATCGACTCTGACAGTTTGACCGCTTTTCTTGATTGTCTCTTTACGGCCTGCGGGGGGCTGTGCTGCGGGCTGTGCAGGTGCCGGAGCTGGAATCGGGGCAGGTGCCGGGGCGGGTGCTTGTTCCTGTGCTGCGGGCTGTGTTTCTTGAACAGGTGCCGTGGCGGGTGCTGAACTTGCTTTGATTTCTTCAACATCTGCGCTCTTGACATCGCCTATTTTCTCAATTGCTGCTTTAACTTCTTCAGCGGGTGCGGGAGTAGCTACATAAATAGTAAAATCATACTCAAATTTTTCCTGCTCAAGTGCATCAGTGGGAGGCTCAGACTTGAAAATTTCGCCCATTTCTTCGAGCCTGTTTACTACCATATAAGCGCGGGCAGCCTTCAATAAACAGCTTTCACTCAATGTAACATGAACACTAAAAGCGTTCTTGCCTTCAGAGTTAGCAGCTTTTACCCATTCAGAGTCCTGTGATGACAAATTTGACCCGCCGGAATCTGCCGGACTCTCTTGTGTTGGAGCTTGAGCAGCAGGAGCAGGAGCCGGGCCCTCTCGTCTTAATTCCTGAACCATTCCAGACACGTCTATATGCGAATCATTTCCGCCGCCTCTGATTGAGTCCGCCATTTCCTGCAAAGTATCAAGCCCCTGAAATAATAAATTCATGTCGCCTTCAGTGAGTGGCCTTGTACCTTTTCTAGCTGCGTCGAGTCTGTCTTCCATTGCGTGGGTCAAGCCCATCATATTAGTAAATCCCATTGTGCCCGCCATGCCCTTAAGCGTGTGAGCTGCTCTGAAAATTTCATTAATTACGTCCATATCGACCATATTTTTTTCCAGAGCTAATAATAAATCATCTAATTTTTGCACGTTATCGTCAGTCTCATCGAGAAATGCTCCGAGATACTGACTCATATCCATATCGGCCAAGATAAAATTTTCCCCCTTCTAATTCTTCACGAGTCTGACCATTGCATCGGGAATTTCATTAAGCGGCAGGACCTCGTCAACGATTCCAGCGTCAACAGCGGCCTTAGGCATTCCATAAACGACGCAAGTTTTTTGACTCTCGGCTATAACATAAGCACCTTTTCTGTGAAGTGCTATACCTCCATCCGTGCCGTCCCGTCCCATTCCTGTTAAAATCACGCATAAGACATTGCCGCCGTATTCATCTGCAACACTCATAAACATTATATTAGCTGCGGGCTTGACTGACAAAACAGGCGGAGCGTCAGAGATTCCGCATACCATTGCACCATTTCTGCGCTTGACTATTAAATGACTTCCACCGGGGGCAATTACTACACGGCCGGGCTTGAGAGTTAATCCGTCAAAACCTTCTAAGACTTCAAGCTGTGAAGACGAATTCAATCTATTTGCAAATGACGGTGTAAATTCTTTAGGCATATGCTGAGTAATTACAATAGGAACAGGAAAATTTTTAGGTAACTTGGGAATCAATTCGCCTAAAGCCATAGGGCCGCCCGTTGAACTTGCAATCGCTACAATATCGCGCCTTCCTGTATGCATGGGAGGAGTCATCCGCCTGAATTCCGGAGCACGTACAGGAGATCCCCCGAAAAATCCCGCTTTAGTTCTGAGTCTTGCTGTACTCGCCGCAATGACCTTGTCAATTAATTCCTGCCCTACATCGCGAATATTTAACGATATAGATCCTGAAGGTTTGCCTATGAAGTCAACACATCCGAGCGCAAGAGCCTTCATTGTTGTTTCTGCCCCTTCTTGAGTCATTGAACTCACCATTATGACGGGGAGGGGATTAGTCTTCATTATTTCTTCGAGTGCCTGAAGCCCGCTCATGTTGGGCATTTCTACATCCATTGTTACAATATTTGGTCTGAGTAATTGAATTTGTTTAAGAGCGTCTTTACCGTCTTTGGCAGTACCTAAAACTTCAATTCTAGGATCAGATTTTAATATATCGCTGATAAATTGCCGCATTAAAGCACTGTCATCAACTACAAGAACTCTTATTTTGCCTGCTGGGGGCATTCTTTAACTCTGCTGTCTGATAAAAATTTTCTTATTATATTTATACATGGCAGCAGATTGCACCTCCTTCCTGTAAAATATGCTAAATTTTTTAGATTCATAGTTATTATAGCTTTAAATTTATTTCTCGTATTTATTTCTTGCTATTTATTATTTATTTATTATCAGAAAAAAGACTCTTAGTCAGCCGCTTGAAAAAGTCAATCACTCCTCCTGATTTTTCCGGTAATGCTTCACGTTTTATATTAGCTCCCTCACAGAACCGCAATAATTCGCCCGATAAATTTCTGATGCATATACTGGCAGGCGATTCAGGATCTGACCTGTAAAAAATTTTCCAGTTTTTGACTGATTGCTCGATAGCTTTATCTTTCAAGACACAGCCTAAATAAATCGGAGCATTCCCTAAAAATTGCATTGATGCGAGTCTGATTCTCTCTGCGACCTCTTGAGCTTCCATTGTGCTATTTGCCATGTTGACAATTAACATAAGCCCCGATGCTGCATTTTCCGGGCCGTCCCATGCTGTTGCGCCTAAAGATTTTATTACACCGTAAGCATCTCTCACACTCGTCGGCTCAGGAGTAGTAACTAATAAAGTTATCTCCGACGCATAAGCAAATGACAACACACCTTTATGAATCCCCGCGCCCGCGTCCATGATTAAATAATCGGCGATTTCGTCAAGCCCTGACAATGACGCAAATAATCTTTCCATAGCAAAATCATCAAGATCGGCTATTTCTTTCAAGCCAGTACCGCCGGGAAGTAAAGCAACACTTCCATGTTTGTGCATAGCTCTTTCTGAAGGCCTGAAATGTACTAGAATCTCGTTCAAGTTCCGCGAGCCTTCTATTAAATGCGCAATATTATATCTAGCATTAGTAACTCCGCACAAAATATCTAAATTTGCCATGCCTAAATCAGCGTCAATTAATACGACTCTCTTCCCGAAATCTGCCAAAGCAAACGATAACGCCGCAGATATATTACTCTTCCCGACTCCTCCCTTACCGCTCAAAACTGAAATTGTGTGTAAACGCTGCGGAATTCTTGTTCTCTCTCGATTATCTAATACCATTCGCCTCAAATCCCCCGCCTGATCTGGATTATAATTATTTCTAGGCATTGCAAATTAACCCCGTTTCCTCTCTTCTTCGGACTTCATGAGGAAATCGGCGATTCTTGTGCCTGAAGCAGTCTCTATATCTTTTGGAACGTTTTGTCCCACCGTCAAAAATGAAACCGGACAGCCCATAACCTGCTGAATATTAAATATTGAGCCGTAACTCACAGTCTCATCAAGTTTTGTAAATAACAAATGCGACACGGGAATATTTGGAATATGTTCTACAACGTCAAGCATATCTTTATATTTCATGTTAGCTGACAATACCAAATGCACAGCATCAGGAGCGAACGAATTATATAAATTCTCGAATAGTTCCATGTTTTTCTTGTCGCGCTGTGAACGCCCCGCAGTGTCTAACAAAATAATATCCGAGTTCTCATGCTGATTCACTATATTTTGAATCGTTGCTATATCGAATATTATTTCAATGGGAACGCCTAAAATTTTCGCATAAGTCTTTAACTGCTCGACAGCTGCTATTCTGTATGTATCACTAGTTAATAATAAAACTCGTTTATGTTCCCATAATGCTTTAATTGCTGCAAGTTTTGCTATAGTCGTAGTCTTGCCGACTCCGGTCGGACCGAGTAGCATAACTTTACGACCCCCCGCAGCGTCCCCGCCGTTATCGCCTGAGCATTCAATTTGTGTAGCAAGCCACTTGGTGAACGGCAATTTTTTATTTTTTTCTTTACGAGCCATAACTCCATAATCACCGAGCAATTTTCTTATATATTTCTCGTCAACTTCAGACGAACGCAAACGGCCCTCAATTCCTGAGTCTTCACCTGTAAATTGAGGCATTCCGGCTTGAAAATTAGCTTTCTGGGCTTGAGCTTGAGCAGCGACTCCGGTTTCAACGGCTGAAATTCTCTGCAATAATAAATCTATTCTATCAGCGAGCGCTCCGACTTGATTCTTGAGTGCTTGAGCGTCGTTATTATTTATTGCGGGCTGGGCTGGCTGATTCATAACCGGCGGCATTACTGGCTGAATTTGAGGCGGCGGAGTTACTGGTGCGGGTCTTGTCGTGAGTCCGTATGCATTTCTGAGTCCTTCAGGTGAAATTTTTACATTATCAGAAGGCAGCCTATAACCTTCTTCACCGAGTGAAATTGTATTATCCTGCAAATTATTTGCGGGCGTTGATGATATATTTTGACTCGGAGGGCTTGAAAGTTGACCGCTTGAAGATTTTTCTTTGAGTTCCATTAACTTTTGGAAGGCTATTAAATTCTCTCGTCTTGTGTCCTCGTCCATTGTAGAAATAGGCGAATTATTTGCGGGAGTCCTAGTTTTTGGCTGCGGCTTAGGTGAGTCATCTTCAAGAATTCCGGCTGTAACCTTCAAAACTGAACGCTGAAAGAATCCTAATACTCCGCCTTCTTTTATCATTTGAGTCGACAAAATAACAGCGTCCCGGCCAAGTCGTTCGGCTGCTAGTCTGAGTGCTTCTGCGTCGTCTTTTGCTGTAAATGTAATTTGATTAGTAACTCTCATTTATTTATTCTACCATTCCTACTGTTTTAACTTGAATCCCGCGTGTTATCTCATTATATGACACAACGAAAATATTTGTTATAGAGCCTTCTATTAATCTACGCACGATTAATCTTACATCAGGGTGAACGAGTAAAACAGGAGGCAAATTTTTAACGATCATTTCTTCCATAGCGCGGGAGATTGCGTTAATCATCTTCTGAACTTCGCGGGGATCTAAATTTAATTGCCAGCCTCGAGTCAAATCGCCGTCGACTCCTGCCATAATTTTCTGTTCCCAGTTCGGTGAAAGAGTCGCAGCCGTAATAATTCCGTCCGGCCCCTGAATCTTAAGAGAAATCAAGCGCGATAAAGCCTCTCTTGCCCGTTCAGTCAAGAAATCTACACTTCTTGACATTTTGCCGTAATCCGCGAGTGCCTCAAAAATTGTAACGAGATCTCTAATCGGAATCTGTTCACGTATTAAATTCTGCAAAACTTTCTGAATCTCACCGAGTGAAAGCGACGCTAATAATTCACTGACTACGGCGGGGGCTGTTTCTTTTACCATGTCCGTTAATTTCTGGACTTCCTGACGAGTTAATAACTCAGCTCCATTTTTGCGTATAACTTCCGATAAATGAGTCGCGAGTACGCTGGGAGCGTCAACAACTGTATATCCCATAGCTTCGGCCTTGTCGCGTAAATCCGGAGAAATCCATAAAGCAGGGAGTCCAAATGCCGGCTCTTTGGTGGGAACTCCTATTAAATCCTCTTCAGCTCCGCCAGTGTTCATAGCTAAATAATGATCCGGCAGTAATTCACCGCGCCCGGCTTCAGCACCCTTTACACGCAAAATATACTCTGTAGGCTTAATTTGAATATTATCGCGAATTCTTATCGGAGGCACGACGATTCCCATTTCTAGGGCCATTTGCTTGCGTATTGTGCCTATTCTGTCTAACATGTCGCCGCCCTGTGCAGGGTCAATCAGGGGGATAATTGCGTAACCTATTTCGGCCTCCATAGGTTCAACTGTCAATAATTTCATTACGTCTTCAGGAGAAACAGGTTCAGATTTTGCGCCCTCTTCAGTTCCTGCTGTTGTTGTTGCTGCTGCTCCTGATTGCGGGGCTGTTCCGGGTTGAGCTGGAGTCTTTGCTGCCTGCTCTTCTGCCTCGATAGTCTGTAAACTTGCTTCACGACTCACTGTGTAGCCAAGAAAAGCCATTAACACAGCCAGAGTCAAAAATGGAATTGTAGGAAGTCCCGGCAAAAGTCCCATGCATAATAACATACCTGACGAAATATATAACGGTCTCGGATAACGAGTAAACGAATTCACAAGATCGGGGCCGAGTTCAGAAGACGCAGCCGCGCGGGTAACAATAACGCCCATTGCCGTAGACATCAATAACGCCGGAATTTGTCCGACAAGTCCGTCGCCCACTGTGAGCAGACTATAACGAGATGCAGCATCTCCGGCACTCATTCCCCGCATGAAAATCCCGATTGATAAACCGCCGATTATATTTATAGTAGTAATTATGAGTCCTGCTATAGCGTCGCCCTTAACAAATTTTGAAGCACCGTCCATAGCTCCGTAAAAGTCAGCTTCTTTCTGAATGTCCTGCCGTCTTTGTTTTGCGCCCTGCTCGTCGATTAATCCCGAATTTAAATCAGCGTCGATTGACATTTGTTTGCCGGGCATGGCGTCAAGTGTAAATCTCGCTGCAACTTCCGCGACTCTCTCTGCGCCCTTAGTGATTACTAACATTTGAATAATTACCAGAATCAAGAACATTATAATCCCGACTACATAATTGCCGCCGACGACAAAATTTCCGAAAGCGTTTATTAACTCGCCGGCGTTCCCGTAAAGTAAAATTAATCTCGTTGTTGAGACATTCAGCGATAATCTAAACAAAGTCGAAATCAATAACAAAGTCGGAAATATCGACAAATCTAATGCGCGCTTGACATAAAATGTAACTAAAAGAGTAACGACTCCAAGCGTTATATTCATTGCAAGCAGCATATCTATCAGCCATGTCGGTAAGGGCACGACCATCATTATAATAATGAGTACCATTAACAAAGCCACGCCAATATCGGAATAGCTTTGAACTTTTTTGCGAATCTCAGAAACTCCTGCGATTCCAGCGGCCTCTGCCAATGTGCAACTCATCCCCGTTCTATTTATATAAATTATATAAACTGGATAAAAATTTTTGATTTATTTTACACGAAAACAGGCAAAACAGAAAATATATTAGTGAGTGAATGCGTCAAGAAATAAACGAGTCAAAAAATTTGCGAGTCAATAAAAATTTTATGTTAATGATTCGCGCAAAATATTTATAACGAGTCTAAAAATTTGCGGGTTCGAGATAAAAATTTTCGTGAAAGAGCCGCGCATTCCCGGTAAAAAATTTGTGTTGAAAAATTGCAGAATAACAAAAATTTTTAGCTTTGTGAGTCATTGCTGTTACTAAGAAAATTTCATATTTTTGTAGCTGTAAATGTAGCTGTAAAATTTGTATCTTTGCTAAAATATTTCTTAAGATTTCACATGAATTATAGCACTTGAATATATAATAATTTTTCCTGTATAATCACTAAAAAATTTACATGAAAGGACTCTTGACAAAATAAAAATGGCCGCAATAATTGACTCAGGACTCAGGACTCAAACTATCTTAATATAAAATTTGAAGATTTTCAGCGCGAATATTTAGATGAGATTCACGAAGTAGTTTCTCTCTACTCACAAATGCAAAACAGTGAAAGATATTTTCTTAATGGAATAATACGATATTTCAAGCCAGCAAAAATTTTAGAAGTTGGAGTCGCTCACGGGGGCGGAAGTGCTTTAATACTCAACGCGATAAAGGATTTAGACTCGCGATTAATTTCTGTAGATTACTGCGAAAAATATTATGCCGGCGGAGAAGATAATAATAAATTATCAGGATGGCTTGTCGACGAAAAATTTTCGAATTTAACAGATAAATGGCAGATATACAGGGGCGGGGACATTTCGCGCTTCATTGAGAGAATCGGCGGGGATATAGATTTGCTTGTGCTTGATACTGCGCATATACACCCGTGGGAGACGTTAAATTTTTTGTGCGTGCTGCCGTTTATGAAGCGTAATAGTTTGTGCGTATTGCATGATGTATCACTTAATTATTTGCAGGGACGAGAAAATGATTTAGCCTGCAGATATTTATATAGCACTGTAATATCAGACTATAAAATCATGCCCGAACCTGAAGAAAATTATATCCCTCATTTTGCAAATATAGGCGCGTTTAGAATAATTGACGACACTTATAAATATATACAAAATTTGTTCGAGATTTTGCTATATAAATGGGAAGCTATGCCGTTTGTTTACGATAAAAAAATATTCCCATATGCGACTCCGATTTTGCCCGAAGATATTGACAGCATTAAAAATGTTTTCGCAAAATATTATCCTGATTACATGAAATTTTTTGATAATGTCATAGATTATCAGCGCGGTATAGTCAATCACATAATAGACACGTATAATCGAGAATATAAAACTTTTAAGGGGATCTGGAAGCATTACTTCCCGTTGAGCTTTATTACATTAAGGAAAATCAAGCATATTTTAACTGGTATAAAATAAATTATTCCCGGCCTGCCTCAATCTCGCCGAGTTTCTCCTCAAAGCCGTAAATGGTAGGATCTATGCTGTTTACGGTTTTATTGAGTTCGTCAATCAGTCTGAAAGCGAATCCCTTAGGAAGTCTATTATTGAATCGCTTAATCTTTAATAGAGCCTGCAAAAAATTTTTCTCATACTGCATTATTAAATTCGCAGCCATTAAAGCACTCGGCCTTGACTCGTCAAAAAATAGTCTTGCCATCTCCAAATTTTCTTCTATAGTCATCTCGTCATACCAGAGAGCAGCAAGAATCGCCTTAAATTTTTTCCGCTGTCTTCCGTGAGTTATTCTTTTGGCCGCAAAATCTATTTTCTGCATACCATTTATAAGAGTCTTTAACACATCATCAGGATTTAATGAAGGCTTAGAATATTCGGCTATGTACTCGGCTTCGATTTCAATTAAGACCTGTTCACGCAATAACTTCCCAAATGAAGGCCGCAAAGTTATTACAGCAGGTTCGGGCGGGGAATCCATTAATTTGCGAAATTCGACTCCGGTGTCAAAAAATTCGCTCTCATAGGGTGAATCTTTCAGCCATGACACAAAGCCGGGATCAAATAAACCTTTTCGACCAGCACGCCCGGCCATCTGTAAAAAATCTATTTTGCTTATTGGCTCGTAAGTCCTGTAATTCACAAGCTGAGCGAAAATTACATATTGAGCAGGAAGATTTACTCCCAGTGATAAGGCATTTGTCCCGCAAACGACATCTAACAATCTTTCACGAAAAGCAGACTCGACTAATAATTTTTCTTTAGGGAACATTGCACCGTGATAAGTTCCTACACCTTTTATGAGTGAAGGCGGCATTTTCTTAACATCAAGAATCTTTGCGAGTTCCTGCAGTCTTTTCACGTTATCGGGGGGGATTCGCTGCCTAGCTGAAGCAATTTTTTCGGCCAAGTCCATGACTCCGCGCTGTGAGAATAAGAACACTAATGCGTCATGAATTCCGTATGTCCTGAAGGGCTTATCAGGAGTAAATATTAATTCTGTAACTCGTTTCTTGCTTTCATGAATCAAAAAATTACGCTGGCAGATATGCGACAAATAACGGCCTATGCTTTTAACGCCGCCCAGAGTAGCAGACATCACTAAAATTTTTGTGTCATAGTCAGTATTAACAAGCCCGTCTATATACATTCTTGCTCGGTCGGGGTCGCTGAAAATATAGTGAAATTCGTCGACGATTAATTTTTGACCGGGGACTCGCGCATATTTCATTGTATAAATTTCTTGAGTACAGCAAATTATGCCAGCTCCCTCGTTACGCTTAAAATCTCCTGTTTCGATTCCCACGTCGAGTCCCATTCTGCGCAAATCTAAATATCTTTCATTGCTGAGTGCCTTAATAGGAGCCGTGAAAATTATTCGCGTTGAGTCTTGATTCTTGTTTACTTGGCCTTGAGTGTCTAATATTCCCGCCCATAAATAAGCAACTAGGGTTTTGCCTGAACCTGTCGGAGCACTCAATACAGCGTCATTATTATTTATGTGATTAAAAGCGTTAATTTGCCAGTCGTAAAAATTTATTTCGCTCAAGTTATAAAATATATTCCCTTCGATTTATATAATGCCGGGCAGCTCATAAGCCGGGTTCTGTGTTAAAGACGGTCATTTATCTAGTATTTTCCTCGCAGAAAATCTCAAGCGATCTAACCCAGAGGCACCGGAGCCAGTGTTCAAAACCTCTCTATTTGATCTTGCTTCGAGTGGGGCTTGCAAATCACGCAAATTACTTTACGCATGGTGGGCTCTTACCCTGCACCTTTTCACCGTTGCCAAATAAAAAAATGGCTGTATATTTTCTGTTGCGCTATTCCCGCGGATTACTCCGGCCAGCCGTTAACTGGCACTCTGCCCTATGAAG
This window encodes:
- the flhA gene encoding flagellar biosynthesis protein FlhA codes for the protein MSCTLAEAAGIAGVSEIRKKVQSYSDIGVALLMVLIIIMMVVPLPTWLIDMLLAMNITLGVVTLLVTFYVKRALDLSIFPTLLLISTLFRLSLNVSTTRLILLYGNAGELINAFGNFVVGGNYVVGIIMFLILVIIQMLVITKGAERVAEVAARFTLDAMPGKQMSIDADLNSGLIDEQGAKQRRQDIQKEADFYGAMDGASKFVKGDAIAGLIITTINIIGGLSIGIFMRGMSAGDAASRYSLLTVGDGLVGQIPALLMSTAMGVIVTRAAASSELGPDLVNSFTRYPRPLYISSGMLLCMGLLPGLPTIPFLTLAVLMAFLGYTVSREASLQTIEAEEQAAKTPAQPGTAPQSGAAATTTAGTEEGAKSEPVSPEDVMKLLTVEPMEAEIGYAIIPLIDPAQGGDMLDRIGTIRKQMALEMGIVVPPIRIRDNIQIKPTEYILRVKGAEAGRGELLPDHYLAMNTGGAEEDLIGVPTKEPAFGLPALWISPDLRDKAEAMGYTVVDAPSVLATHLSEVIRKNGAELLTRQEVQKLTDMVKETAPAVVSELLASLSLGEIQKVLQNLIREQIPIRDLVTIFEALADYGKMSRSVDFLTERAREALSRLISLKIQGPDGIITAATLSPNWEQKIMAGVDGDLTRGWQLNLDPREVQKMINAISRAMEEMIVKNLPPVLLVHPDVRLIVRRLIEGSITNIFVVSYNEITRGIQVKTVGMVE
- a CDS encoding chemotaxis protein CheA, encoding MDMSQYLGAFLDETDDNVQKLDDLLLALEKNMVDMDVINEIFRAAHTLKGMAGTMGFTNMMGLTHAMEDRLDAARKGTRPLTEGDMNLLFQGLDTLQEMADSIRGGGNDSHIDVSGMVQELRREGPAPAPAAQAPTQESPADSGGSNLSSQDSEWVKAANSEGKNAFSVHVTLSESCLLKAARAYMVVNRLEEMGEIFKSEPPTDALEQEKFEYDFTIYVATPAPAEEVKAAIEKIGDVKSADVEEIKASSAPATAPVQETQPAAQEQAPAPAPAPIPAPAPAQPAAQPPAGRKETIKKSGQTVRVDIGRLDKLMNLVGELVISRARIERLVQEARLRQFDDTLSQLGRISGDIQELVTKLRMVPVSFTFDRFPRLIRDLCKTLNKNVELVLEGEDTELDRTVIDEIGDPMVHLIRNSMDHGIEHPDERKALGKPEKGILKIAAYQEGSGVVIEVSDDGAGIDPDKVKKKAVERGIITDDRAAIMSDEEAQQLVLLPGFSMAKQVTDLSGRGVGMDAVKTKVEQLGGQFDLSSKKNEGTHVYIRLPLTLAIVLSLLIKVGNETYAISLENVEETIMVRKEDIKTVHGEPTTLLRGEVLSLNDLGDILGSEGVEHDRYEYPVVVVKIGKNKIGFIVSELIGQQEIVIKSLGRFLAKIDGITGGTILGDGNVALILDVASFYSTKG
- a CDS encoding chemotaxis protein CheC, with amino-acid sequence MADIASFNALQLDAIREVGNIGTGNAATALSGLLSRMINMNVPQTELVSIYELGQHYGDPMQIVGAVFVRSLGGFHCSLIFIQNEEDANLMVELLLKQQFGSQIPIDEIPQDMIDSALSEVGNIVLSSFLNAINLLIGTQHQISVPGVAHDMLSSILDVVASIYGQMGETALLVNTELSVEGLEEGRKISGHIILIPDPDALDLLLRKLKVM
- the flhF gene encoding flagellar biosynthesis protein FlhF, translating into MRVTNQITFTAKDDAEALRLAAERLGRDAVILSTQMIKEGGVLGFFQRSVLKVTAGILEDDSPKPQPKTRTPANNSPISTMDEDTRRENLIAFQKLMELKEKSSSGQLSSPPSQNISSTPANNLQDNTISLGEEGYRLPSDNVKISPEGLRNAYGLTTRPAPVTPPPQIQPVMPPVMNQPAQPAINNNDAQALKNQVGALADRIDLLLQRISAVETGVAAQAQAQKANFQAGMPQFTGEDSGIEGRLRSSEVDEKYIRKLLGDYGVMARKEKNKKLPFTKWLATQIECSGDNGGDAAGGRKVMLLGPTGVGKTTTIAKLAAIKALWEHKRVLLLTSDTYRIAAVEQLKTYAKILGVPIEIIFDIATIQNIVNQHENSDIILLDTAGRSQRDKKNMELFENLYNSFAPDAVHLVLSANMKYKDMLDVVEHIPNIPVSHLLFTKLDETVSYGSIFNIQQVMGCPVSFLTVGQNVPKDIETASGTRIADFLMKSEEERKRG
- a CDS encoding class I SAM-dependent methyltransferase, encoding MQNSERYFLNGIIRYFKPAKILEVGVAHGGGSALILNAIKDLDSRLISVDYCEKYYAGGEDNNKLSGWLVDEKFSNLTDKWQIYRGGDISRFIERIGGDIDLLVLDTAHIHPWETLNFLCVLPFMKRNSLCVLHDVSLNYLQGRENDLACRYLYSTVISDYKIMPEPEENYIPHFANIGAFRIIDDTYKYIQNLFEILLYKWEAMPFVYDKKIFPYATPILPEDIDSIKNVFAKYYPDYMKFFDNVIDYQRGIVNHIIDTYNREYKTFKGIWKHYFPLSFITLRKIKHILTGIK
- a CDS encoding MinD/ParA family protein: MVLDNRERTRIPQRLHTISVLSGKGGVGKSNISAALSFALADFGKRVVLIDADLGMANLDILCGVTNARYNIAHLIEGSRNLNEILVHFRPSERAMHKHGSVALLPGGTGLKEIADLDDFAMERLFASLSGLDEIADYLIMDAGAGIHKGVLSFAYASEITLLVTTPEPTSVRDAYGVIKSLGATAWDGPENAASGLMLIVNMANSTMEAQEVAERIRLASMQFLGNAPIYLGCVLKDKAIEQSVKNWKIFYRSDPESPASICIRNLSGELLRFCEGANIKREALPEKSGGVIDFFKRLTKSLFSDNK
- a CDS encoding chemotaxis response regulator protein-glutamate methylesterase, with product MPPAGKIRVLVVDDSALMRQFISDILKSDPRIEVLGTAKDGKDALKQIQLLRPNIVTMDVEMPNMSGLQALEEIMKTNPLPVIMVSSMTQEGAETTMKALALGCVDFIGKPSGSISLNIRDVGQELIDKVIAASTARLRTKAGFFGGSPVRAPEFRRMTPPMHTGRRDIVAIASSTGGPMALGELIPKLPKNFPVPIVITQHMPKEFTPSFANRLNSSSQLEVLEGFDGLTLKPGRVVIAPGGSHLIVKRRNGAMVCGISDAPPVLSVKPAANIMFMSVADEYGGNVLCVILTGMGRDGTDGGIALHRKGAYVIAESQKTCVVYGMPKAAVDAGIVDEVLPLNEIPDAMVRLVKN